A DNA window from Clostridia bacterium contains the following coding sequences:
- a CDS encoding Nif3-like dinuclear metal center hexameric protein, translated as MGTVKCQTIAGILDELAPKRLAESWDNVGLLVGDGKQKINKVMVCLDTPEWVVEEAIDKDVDMIVAHHPMIFNGIKRVNSDTATGRKLLSLIKNNISLYCLHTNYDIVVGGLNDIFAKELGLNNSRVIDEKYREKLYKLVVYVPSGHEDKIMDAMCGVGAGYIGKYSSCTFRAKGIGTFEPQAGTKPFIGTQGRLESVEEFRVETIVPEKLINRVIKEMLKAHPYEEAAYDIYETRNEGQIMGLGRIGELENETTLAIYADNVKTLLGASHVRFAGDPNRTIKKVALLNGSGNKFINDARFAGADVLVTGDMQYHDILDALEMGLCVIDAGHYATEKIMIKYISEYLNGKFRQLKLDVDVVESSANTEILRVL; from the coding sequence GTGGGTACAGTAAAATGTCAGACCATAGCGGGTATATTGGATGAATTAGCTCCAAAGAGGCTTGCTGAAAGCTGGGACAACGTTGGCCTGCTCGTTGGGGATGGCAAGCAGAAGATTAACAAGGTGATGGTATGTCTTGATACCCCGGAATGGGTGGTGGAAGAAGCCATTGATAAGGATGTTGATATGATTGTAGCTCATCATCCTATGATTTTTAACGGAATAAAAAGGGTAAATTCAGATACTGCGACAGGCAGAAAGCTTTTAAGCCTCATAAAAAACAATATATCCCTGTATTGTTTACATACTAACTATGATATAGTAGTAGGGGGCCTGAATGATATATTTGCAAAAGAGCTGGGACTTAATAATTCCAGAGTTATAGATGAGAAATACAGAGAAAAGCTGTATAAGCTTGTTGTTTATGTGCCTTCAGGCCACGAGGACAAGATTATGGATGCGATGTGCGGTGTTGGGGCAGGCTATATAGGAAAGTACAGCAGTTGTACATTCAGAGCTAAGGGTATAGGCACCTTTGAACCTCAAGCGGGAACGAAACCCTTTATCGGCACACAAGGACGCTTAGAGAGCGTTGAGGAATTCAGGGTAGAGACTATAGTTCCTGAGAAGCTGATAAACAGAGTAATCAAAGAGATGCTGAAAGCTCATCCATATGAAGAAGCTGCATATGATATATATGAGACAAGAAACGAGGGTCAAATCATGGGTCTGGGAAGAATTGGCGAGCTTGAAAATGAAACAACACTTGCAATATATGCCGACAATGTGAAAACGTTGCTGGGAGCGAGCCATGTGAGATTTGCAGGAGACCCGAACAGAACTATAAAAAAAGTTGCGCTATTAAATGGTTCTGGCAATAAATTTATAAATGATGCCAGGTTTGCAGGTGCGGATGTGCTTGTAACTGGAGATATGCAGTACCATGACATACTTGATGCCTTGGAAATGGGTTTGTGCGTAATTGATGCAGGCCACTATGCCACAGAAAAAATCATGATAAAGTATATAAGTGAATACTTGAATGGTAAATTTCGACAGTTGAAGCTTGATGTGGACGTTGTTGAATCAAGTGCGAATACGGAAATTTTGAGAGTTTTATAG